Proteins from one Pseudomonas sp. KBS0710 genomic window:
- the macA gene encoding macrolide transporter subunit MacA, whose protein sequence is MEKSKFRKIGMLAVLAVAIGLVVYTVQAPADAPQYLTATAERGDIENAVLATGLLEGIKQVDVGAQVSGQLKSLKVKVGDKVKKGQWLAEIDPLILQNTLRKAQVDEENLQAQRRATAAQLRQAKSVYERYKGLQVDESVSRQDFEDAESTFQVQQANLLSLDAQIKSAHIQIDTAKVNLAYTRIVAPIDGDVVGIVTQEGQTVIASQLAPVLLKLADLDTMTVKAQVSEADVIHISPGQQVYFTILGEADKRYYAKLRGTEPAPQNFLETQTAGTPKQNTAVFYNALFDVPNPDHRLRIAMTAQVRIVLDTAQAALMVPVAALGARNNDGTYPLRVLDAKGKALSRDVKTGINNNVKVQILEGLAEGDKVVIGDATPAVAGN, encoded by the coding sequence ATGGAAAAGTCAAAGTTTCGCAAAATTGGAATGCTCGCGGTGTTGGCTGTTGCCATTGGCCTGGTGGTGTACACGGTGCAGGCACCCGCCGACGCGCCGCAGTACCTCACTGCCACGGCTGAACGCGGTGATATCGAGAATGCGGTGTTGGCCACCGGTTTGCTCGAGGGCATCAAGCAAGTCGATGTTGGCGCGCAGGTGTCGGGGCAATTGAAGTCGCTCAAGGTCAAGGTCGGCGACAAGGTGAAGAAGGGCCAGTGGCTGGCTGAAATTGACCCGCTGATCCTGCAGAACACCTTGCGCAAGGCCCAGGTGGATGAGGAAAACCTGCAAGCCCAGCGCCGCGCCACGGCGGCGCAGCTCAGGCAGGCCAAGTCGGTGTATGAGCGCTACAAGGGCTTGCAGGTTGACGAGTCGGTGTCGCGTCAGGATTTTGAAGATGCCGAGTCCACGTTCCAGGTGCAACAGGCCAACCTGTTGTCCCTGGATGCGCAGATCAAAAGCGCGCATATCCAGATCGACACCGCCAAGGTCAACCTGGCGTATACGCGTATCGTCGCGCCCATCGACGGCGATGTGGTCGGCATCGTCACGCAGGAAGGCCAGACCGTGATCGCCAGCCAGTTGGCGCCGGTGCTGCTCAAGCTGGCCGACCTGGACACCATGACCGTCAAGGCCCAGGTGTCGGAGGCCGATGTGATTCATATCAGCCCCGGCCAGCAGGTGTATTTCACCATCCTGGGTGAAGCCGACAAGCGCTACTACGCCAAGTTGCGTGGCACGGAGCCGGCGCCGCAGAACTTCCTCGAAACCCAGACTGCCGGCACGCCCAAGCAGAACACTGCGGTGTTTTACAACGCACTGTTCGACGTGCCCAACCCGGACCACCGCCTGCGCATCGCCATGACCGCCCAAGTGCGTATTGTGCTCGACACCGCCCAGGCGGCGTTGATGGTGCCGGTGGCGGCGCTCGGTGCGCGCAATAACGACGGCACGTACCCGTTGCGGGTGCTGGACGCCAAGGGCAAAGCGCTGTCGCGGGATGTGAAGACCGGCATCAATAACAACGTCAAGGTGCAGATCCTGGAGGGCCTGGCCGAGGGCGACAAAGTGGTGATCGGCGATGCTACCCCAGCCGTGGCGGGGAACTGA
- a CDS encoding MFS transporter, with amino-acid sequence MKVRIFLPLTVALLMFPQLAQTLYSPALGDIGRAFAVGPERAGQTLSVYFLAFAFGVVVWGRLCDRWGRRPVMLAGLALYGVASVLALGMTSFNGLLLAQALAAFGAAVGSVVTQTVLRDRFQGAQLAQIFSLMGIALAASPAVGLFTGASLVQSFGYRGVLSGLLLLSLALWAVCLWALPETRSASMPTAALGETLRLMLRDAGIWRSVGLVAAFNIALFSYYSVGPFIFSRLGLSAADFGYSGVLLALGSGFGAWLNKRLLKRGVNGEQLVLIAAGLAVLGGLLVVLLQHSWLFVWPMLLVVLAFGMAIPNVLGAALVAYHDRLGTAAALFGLLYYLVIGAGLTLAAWAQDLGWSLLVCGLAALWLAAPRGLRS; translated from the coding sequence ATGAAGGTTAGAATTTTTTTACCACTGACGGTGGCGTTGCTGATGTTCCCGCAACTGGCCCAAACGCTTTACAGCCCGGCGCTGGGAGATATCGGCCGGGCGTTTGCGGTGGGGCCTGAGCGGGCCGGGCAGACCCTGTCGGTGTACTTCCTGGCGTTCGCCTTTGGCGTGGTGGTGTGGGGTCGGCTGTGTGATCGTTGGGGGCGGCGGCCGGTGATGCTGGCCGGATTGGCCCTGTACGGGGTTGCGTCGGTGTTGGCCTTGGGCATGACCAGCTTCAACGGTTTGCTGCTGGCCCAGGCGTTGGCGGCGTTCGGCGCCGCCGTCGGCTCGGTGGTGACGCAGACCGTGCTGCGTGACCGTTTCCAGGGCGCGCAATTGGCCCAGATATTTTCGCTGATGGGTATCGCCCTGGCCGCCAGCCCGGCCGTGGGTTTGTTCACAGGCGCCAGCCTGGTGCAGTCCTTCGGTTATCGCGGTGTGCTCAGTGGCTTGTTGCTGCTCTCGCTGGCGTTGTGGGCAGTGTGCTTATGGGCGTTGCCGGAGACGCGTTCGGCCTCGATGCCGACGGCCGCGTTGGGCGAGACGTTGCGGTTGATGCTCAGGGATGCCGGGATTTGGCGTTCGGTGGGTTTGGTGGCAGCGTTCAATATCGCGCTGTTCAGCTATTACAGCGTAGGGCCATTCATCTTTTCGCGGCTGGGTTTGTCTGCCGCCGACTTCGGCTACAGCGGCGTGTTGCTGGCGCTGGGCTCGGGCTTTGGTGCGTGGCTGAACAAGCGGCTGCTCAAGCGTGGGGTAAACGGTGAGCAATTAGTGCTGATCGCCGCCGGTTTGGCAGTGTTGGGAGGCTTGCTGGTAGTGCTGTTGCAACACAGCTGGCTATTTGTCTGGCCGATGCTGCTGGTGGTGCTGGCGTTCGGCATGGCCATTCCCAATGTGCTGGGGGCTGCGCTGGTGGCTTATCACGATCGACTGGGCACTGCGGCCGCGCTGTTTGGCTTGCTGTATTACCTGGTGATCGGCGCCGGGCTGACCCTGGCCGCCTGGGCCCAGGACCTGGGTTGGAGCCTGTTGGTCTGTGGTTTGGCGGCGCTGTGGCTGGCAGCGCCGCGCGGGCTCAGAAGTTGA
- a CDS encoding helix-turn-helix transcriptional regulator, translating into MAWLAADATFDPDRLAAPVIGIAALLGDHDSGLHRHQRGQLLFTRQGCTRITLDNQLCLLPPSRAAWIPCGVPHRAVMHKTVDYRSVYLSPALADQLPPHVGVIEVSPLLRAVLEPIAMAPFDTDWQAGRYAHLLALCLDEIQAATAQPMLLPLPRDKRLAPLLADLQRLPPTLQALEKQIGASTKTIGRIFLRETGLGYQQWRQQWRLMRAIELLAIGRNLGYCAFELGFASDSALIAFFKSMTGSTPRGYLQVD; encoded by the coding sequence ATGGCCTGGCTTGCCGCCGACGCAACCTTCGACCCCGACCGCCTGGCAGCGCCGGTCATCGGCATCGCCGCCCTGCTCGGTGATCACGACTCCGGCCTGCACCGCCACCAGCGCGGGCAACTGCTGTTCACGCGCCAAGGCTGCACCCGTATCACGCTGGACAACCAACTGTGCCTGCTGCCGCCGTCGCGCGCCGCGTGGATCCCGTGTGGCGTGCCGCATCGCGCGGTGATGCACAAAACCGTGGACTACCGTTCGGTGTATCTGAGCCCGGCCCTGGCCGATCAATTGCCTCCACACGTTGGAGTGATCGAGGTCAGCCCATTGCTGCGCGCCGTGCTGGAACCCATAGCGATGGCACCCTTCGACACCGATTGGCAAGCTGGCCGATACGCGCATTTACTGGCGCTGTGCCTGGATGAAATACAGGCAGCCACCGCACAACCGATGCTGCTGCCCTTGCCCCGAGACAAACGGTTGGCGCCCTTGCTCGCCGATCTGCAAAGGTTACCGCCGACCCTGCAAGCCCTGGAAAAACAGATAGGCGCCAGCACCAAGACCATCGGCCGGATTTTCCTCCGGGAAACCGGCCTTGGTTATCAGCAATGGCGCCAGCAGTGGCGCTTGATGCGGGCAATCGAACTGCTGGCCATCGGGCGCAACCTGGGCTACTGCGCGTTCGAGCTGGGCTTTGCCAGTGACAGCGCGTTGATCGCCTTTTTCAAAAGCATGACCGGCAGCACGCCACGCGGGTATTTGCAGGTTGACTGA
- a CDS encoding MacB family efflux pump subunit, which translates to MTQPLLELKGITRSFMAGEREFIALKGIDLTIHAGEMVAIIGASGSGKSTLMNILGGLDYATAGSYKINGIETRSLGDEQLAELRRDYFGFIFQRYHLLAHLSALHNVEMPAIYAGTPESQRHSRARDLLTRLGLAGHTTHRPSQLSGGQQQRVSIARALMNGGEVILADEPTGALDTHSGKEVMRILAELHAAGHTVIIVTHDPKVAANAQRIVEVCDGEIVSDKANDSVGLDLPTEAPIEPKRSGARRLVASLGLFKEAFNMAWVALISHRMRTLLTMLGIVIGITSVVSISAIGEGAKRYVLKDIQAIGSNTIDIFSGTSFGDSRASAIETLMPSDVEALNQLYYVDSATPVVGRNLLLRFGNIDLDAQVNGVSDRYFKVKGLKLEAGIAFSESDARRQAQVVVIDHNTRHRLFGPNVDPLGQVILVGNLPCTVIGVTADNKNMFAASKALNVWVPYETAAGRLLGQRHLDSITVRIKDGQPSKVVEDNVNKLMLQRHGTKDFFTNNLDSIMQTVQKTSRSLALLLSLIAVISLLVGGIGVMNIMLVSVTERTREIGIRMAVGARQSDIRQQFLVEAVMVCLIGGVIGISLSYAIGYLFSLFVKEWEMVFSVGSIVTAFACSTLIGIVFGFVPARNAARLDPIEALARD; encoded by the coding sequence ATGACCCAACCCTTGTTGGAGCTCAAGGGCATTACCCGCAGTTTCATGGCCGGCGAGCGCGAGTTCATTGCGCTCAAGGGCATCGACCTGACGATTCATGCCGGCGAAATGGTCGCGATCATCGGTGCCTCCGGTTCGGGCAAATCCACCCTGATGAATATCCTCGGCGGCCTGGATTACGCCACCGCCGGCAGCTACAAGATCAACGGTATCGAGACCCGCTCGCTGGGCGATGAACAGTTGGCGGAACTGCGCCGTGATTACTTCGGGTTTATCTTCCAGCGCTACCATTTGCTCGCGCACTTGAGCGCCTTGCACAACGTGGAAATGCCGGCGATCTACGCCGGTACGCCGGAGAGCCAACGGCACAGCCGCGCACGCGACCTGCTCACGCGCCTGGGCCTGGCGGGGCACACCACCCACCGCCCGAGCCAGCTCTCCGGTGGCCAGCAACAGCGCGTGAGTATCGCCCGGGCCTTGATGAACGGCGGTGAAGTGATCCTCGCCGACGAGCCCACCGGCGCCCTCGACACTCACAGCGGCAAGGAGGTGATGCGCATCCTCGCCGAGCTGCACGCGGCCGGGCATACGGTGATCATCGTCACCCACGACCCCAAGGTGGCGGCGAACGCCCAGCGCATTGTCGAGGTGTGCGATGGCGAGATTGTCAGCGACAAAGCTAACGACAGTGTGGGGTTGGACCTACCCACTGAGGCGCCTATCGAACCCAAACGCAGCGGCGCTCGGCGTTTGGTGGCGAGCCTGGGGCTGTTCAAGGAAGCCTTCAACATGGCCTGGGTCGCGCTGATTTCCCATCGCATGCGCACCTTGCTGACCATGCTGGGTATCGTCATCGGCATTACCTCGGTGGTGTCGATCTCGGCGATCGGCGAGGGCGCCAAGCGGTATGTGCTCAAGGACATCCAGGCGATTGGCAGCAACACCATCGATATCTTTTCCGGCACCAGTTTCGGCGACAGCCGCGCGTCGGCCATCGAGACGTTGATGCCGTCGGATGTGGAGGCGCTGAACCAACTGTATTACGTCGACAGCGCTACGCCGGTGGTGGGCCGCAACCTGTTGCTGCGGTTCGGCAATATCGACCTGGATGCGCAGGTGAATGGCGTGAGTGATCGGTATTTCAAAGTGAAGGGGCTCAAGCTCGAGGCCGGGATTGCCTTCAGCGAAAGTGATGCGCGGCGTCAGGCGCAGGTGGTGGTGATTGACCACAATACTCGGCATCGCCTGTTCGGGCCGAATGTGGACCCGCTGGGGCAGGTGATTCTGGTCGGCAATCTGCCGTGTACGGTGATCGGGGTCACGGCCGACAATAAAAACATGTTCGCTGCCAGCAAGGCGTTGAACGTGTGGGTGCCTTATGAAACGGCGGCGGGGCGGCTGTTGGGGCAGCGCCATCTGGACAGCATTACCGTGCGTATCAAGGATGGGCAGCCGAGCAAGGTGGTGGAAGACAACGTCAACAAGCTGATGCTGCAGCGGCATGGGACCAAGGATTTTTTCACCAATAACCTTGATAGCATCATGCAGACGGTACAGAAAACCAGCCGCTCCCTGGCGCTGCTGTTGTCGCTGATTGCGGTGATTTCGTTGTTGGTGGGCGGGATTGGGGTGATGAATATCATGCTGGTGTCGGTGACTGAGCGCACCCGTGAGATTGGGATTCGCATGGCGGTGGGGGCACGGCAGTCGGATATTCGCCAGCAGTTTCTGGTGGAGGCGGTGATGGTGTGTTTGATCGGCGGGGTGATTGGGATTTCGTTGTCTTACGCCATTGGTTATCTGTTTTCGCTGTTTGTGAAGGAATGGGAGATGGTGTTTTCCGTGGGGTCGATTGTGACGGCGTTTGCGTGTTCGACGTTGATCGGGATTGTGTTTGGGTTTGTGCCGGCACGTAATGCGGCGCGGTTGGATCCGATTGAGGCGTTGGCGCGGGATTGA
- a CDS encoding methionine gamma-lyase, with translation MNNKHNTFGFSTRAIHHGYDPKDHHGALVPPIYLSATFAFPTAEYGAACFAGEASGHFYTRISNPTLALLESRMATLENGEAAVAFSSGMGAIAATFWTLLRPGDEVIVSQTLYGCTFALLHHGLAEFGIRVRHVDLTDVAALRAALSPATRMIYCETPANPNLRLVDIAAVAELVHQQPNVIVVVDNTYCTPYLQRPLELGADVVVHSATKYLSGHGDITAGIAVSNQALAQRIRLQGLKDLTGAVMSPQDASLLMRGLKTLALRMDRHCSNAQAVAEALQAHPAVQWVTYPGLRSFPQYALAARQMKQSGGMIAFELKGGIDTGRRFMNALNLFTRAVSLGDAESLAQHPASMTHSTYTPEERAQHGISEGLVRLSVGLEDIADLLADIHQALAKCTRAAPSRAAVEEHAVK, from the coding sequence ATGAACAATAAACACAATACATTCGGCTTTTCTACCCGCGCCATCCACCACGGTTACGACCCCAAGGACCATCACGGCGCCCTCGTGCCGCCGATCTATTTGTCTGCCACCTTCGCGTTCCCCACGGCCGAATATGGCGCCGCCTGTTTTGCCGGGGAGGCCAGCGGCCACTTCTATACACGTATCTCAAACCCGACCCTGGCGCTGCTGGAGTCGCGTATGGCTACCCTGGAAAACGGCGAAGCCGCTGTGGCTTTCAGCTCGGGCATGGGCGCGATTGCCGCGACATTCTGGACATTGCTGCGCCCGGGCGATGAGGTGATTGTCAGCCAGACCCTGTATGGCTGTACCTTTGCCCTGCTGCACCATGGCCTTGCCGAGTTCGGCATCCGGGTGCGGCATGTCGACCTTACCGACGTGGCCGCCCTGCGCGCGGCATTGTCGCCCGCCACCCGCATGATCTATTGCGAAACCCCGGCCAACCCTAACCTGCGCCTGGTGGACATCGCCGCCGTGGCCGAACTGGTGCACCAGCAGCCCAATGTCATCGTGGTAGTCGACAACACCTACTGCACACCCTACCTGCAACGGCCGCTGGAACTGGGGGCCGACGTGGTGGTGCACTCGGCCACCAAGTACCTCAGCGGCCATGGCGATATCACCGCCGGTATCGCCGTGAGCAACCAGGCGCTGGCGCAACGTATTCGCCTGCAAGGCCTCAAGGACCTGACCGGCGCGGTGATGTCGCCACAGGACGCATCCTTGCTGATGCGCGGCCTCAAGACCCTGGCCCTGCGCATGGACCGCCATTGCAGCAACGCCCAGGCGGTGGCCGAAGCCTTGCAGGCACACCCTGCCGTGCAGTGGGTCACCTACCCCGGGCTGCGTTCTTTCCCACAATACGCATTGGCAGCGCGGCAGATGAAACAGTCCGGCGGCATGATCGCGTTTGAACTCAAGGGCGGCATCGACACCGGCCGGCGCTTCATGAATGCCCTCAACCTGTTCACCCGCGCCGTCAGCCTGGGGGACGCCGAGTCGCTCGCCCAGCACCCGGCGAGCATGACCCACTCCACCTACACCCCCGAAGAACGCGCACAGCACGGTATCAGCGAAGGCCTGGTGCGCTTGTCGGTCGGGCTTGAAGACATCGCCGACCTGTTGGCCGATATCCATCAGGCCCTGGCCAAATGTACCCGGGCGGCACCAAGCCGGGCGGCGGTGGAAGAACACGCCGTGAAATAA
- a CDS encoding LuxR C-terminal-related transcriptional regulator, which yields MNSHLFPHIGKVIASTGSRHFPRMLHDLILTQLAVDATHITQLQVSAEGHTRRRISPVYTDSVAALGEEQPAAQLHLTRRKDDVRYVLSVYRSHQSESFSPQERSMLQDFSTLLLPMVEKHITAIQPCRRGGSPVVPENQGLETLRRRIEERLVQSGLTLSNRELEVCVGLLAGRTAPELAEQLALKVNTIESYLKRAAIKLGISGRHSLLRWMYAADDGVATAL from the coding sequence ATGAACTCACACCTCTTCCCTCATATAGGCAAGGTCATCGCCAGCACCGGCAGCCGCCATTTCCCGCGCATGTTGCATGACCTTATCCTGACTCAACTGGCAGTGGACGCCACCCATATCACCCAACTGCAGGTCAGTGCCGAAGGGCACACCCGCCGCCGAATCAGCCCGGTCTACACCGACTCCGTGGCGGCGCTGGGCGAAGAACAACCCGCCGCCCAATTGCACCTCACGCGCCGCAAGGATGATGTGCGTTATGTGCTGTCGGTGTATCGCTCGCATCAATCGGAAAGTTTTTCGCCGCAGGAACGCAGCATGCTGCAGGATTTTTCCACGCTGCTTCTGCCCATGGTCGAGAAGCACATCACTGCGATCCAGCCGTGCCGCCGGGGCGGATCACCTGTGGTGCCGGAAAATCAGGGCCTTGAAACTTTGCGTCGGCGTATTGAAGAGCGTCTGGTGCAGTCGGGGTTGACCTTGTCCAACCGTGAGCTGGAAGTGTGTGTGGGTTTGCTGGCCGGGCGTACTGCACCGGAGTTGGCGGAGCAGTTGGCGTTGAAGGTCAACACTATTGAAAGCTACCTCAAGCGGGCGGCGATCAAGCTCGGGATCAGTGGGCGGCATTCGTTGTTGCGGTGGATGTACGCGGCTGACGACGGGGTTGCGACGGCTCTCTAG
- a CDS encoding Lrp/AsnC family transcriptional regulator, translated as MPVSLDRTDKALLNALQGNARLTVAELADRVALTTSPCWRRVRNLEESGVISGYQAILSPKALGYGVTAFVSIMMESHTQEIARAFEQRLLEIPEVVACHNVSGRYDFLLEVVAKDLESFGEFAREVLQTLPCVKEIYSSFSYKSVRPLRVIPLPG; from the coding sequence ATGCCCGTGAGTCTGGACCGCACCGACAAAGCCCTTTTAAACGCCCTGCAAGGTAATGCCCGACTGACTGTGGCCGAGCTCGCCGACCGCGTGGCCCTGACCACCTCGCCGTGCTGGCGACGGGTGCGCAACCTGGAGGAGAGCGGGGTGATCAGCGGCTACCAGGCGATCCTGTCGCCCAAGGCACTGGGGTACGGTGTGACGGCGTTTGTCAGCATCATGATGGAAAGCCACACCCAGGAAATCGCGCGGGCGTTCGAGCAGCGGCTGCTGGAGATTCCCGAGGTTGTTGCCTGCCACAACGTGTCGGGGCGCTATGATTTTTTGCTCGAGGTGGTGGCCAAAGACCTGGAGTCGTTTGGCGAGTTTGCGCGCGAGGTGTTGCAGACGTTGCCTTGTGTTAAAGAAATCTACTCAAGCTTTTCCTATAAGTCGGTGCGGCCTTTGCGGGTGATTCCGCTACCGGGCTGA